A genomic segment from Anabas testudineus chromosome 6, fAnaTes1.2, whole genome shotgun sequence encodes:
- the LOC113165986 gene encoding leptin-like yields the protein MDYTLLLLFSLLQLLSVGTAAPLPVEVVKMKSKVKWMAEQLVVRLDKDFQVLAGLIPSQPADNLDGSSSVVTVLEGYNSLISDTFNGVSQVKTEMSSLTGYLHQWRQGHCAEQRPKPLTPGPLQDLQSQKGFNLTVTIEALMRVKQFLNILLKNLDHLETC from the exons ATGGACTACACTCTTCTgctcctgttttctctgctgcaaCTCTTAAGTGTGGGCACAGCAGCACCTCTGCCAGTGGAAgtagtgaaaatgaaatcaaaagtGAAATGGATGGCAGAACAGCTGGTAGTTAGGCTGGACAAAGATTTCCAG GTCCTCGCTGGCCTGATACCCAGTCAACCTGCTGATAATCTGGATGGTTCTTCTTCTGTAGTCACGGTCTTGGAGGGTTACAACAGTCTGATCTCTGACACATTTAATGGGGTCTCCCAGGTCAAGACTGAAATGTCCTCATTGACGGGCTACCTCCATCAGTGGAGGCAGGGACACTGCGCCGAACAGCGGCCAAAACCTTTAACGCCAGGGCCTCTGCAAGACTTGCAGAGTCAAAAGGGGTTCAATCTCACCGTGACCATCGAGGCTCTCATGAGAGTGAAGCAGTTCCTCAATATACTGCTGAAAAATCTGGATCATCTTGAGACTTGCTGA
- the rbm28 gene encoding LOW QUALITY PROTEIN: RNA-binding protein 28 (The sequence of the model RefSeq protein was modified relative to this genomic sequence to represent the inferred CDS: deleted 1 base in 1 codon) produces MPAQTIFVGSLPASASNERLEEIFSEIGPIKQCFVVREKGTEKCRGFGYVTYSMEEDAQRALKEVKEYDGKRLSLSVAKKKIKDKKKAAAKEPAKEPAAVPEKNEQQSKGFRKKQMKARLIIRNLSFKCSEDDLKEVFSKFGTVLESKIPLKPDGKMRGFAFVMFKNVPQAAKALNTMNLKEIKGRQVAVDWAVPKDKFIATQHSSGAENQNVKVETAKQSDTESDTDDENEKKKQAGPAKKRVTSKAAVQQVEESQSDDEDDNEEEDSDEDEDDDDDDEDEKEEDDDDEEEEDDHDDDDDDDGSSLDSNDDEDESQDDEEDEDDEGDSAQKKKTSKKLLPSDVKEGRTVFIRNLSFDTEDEGLEEVLLQYGELNYIKIVVHPDTEHSKGCAFAQFKTKEAADRCIAAAQDEAENGGIRVDGRKLLIVAAVTREDAAKMKVNKVKVETGTRNMYLAREGLIRAGTKAAEGVSEADMAKRTRFEEIKRAKLRDINVFVSKTRLCVHNLPKSVDNKKLKSLCLQAVKGAKGVRITECRVMYDKKPQKGQVMGQSLGYGFVQFQEHEPALATLRYLNNNPDIFGSHKRPIVEFSLEDSRKLKIKEMRQQKNKEFLQNRPFKGKQHSQTSGDDKGPRKSGSKPQSSLEQMGKQRAPPQNKKKDGNYSGFQTNPEVEHVDLENGKKRRKVLPLPSHRGPKIRMRDKGKQQAPPPKKARPGSKRKEHQKRHLEKPTEPRNQKAAKKHFRSRDGDRFDSLVEQYKKKLMGNSDKNTSIKRSKWFDS; encoded by the exons ATGCCAGCGCAGACCATTTTCGTCGGTTCTCTTCCAGCTTCAGCTTCCAACGAACGTCTGGAGGAAATATTCTCTGAAATAGGTCCGATTAAACAGTGcttcgtggtcagagagaaag GCACAGAAAAATGTCGGGGATTTGGATATGTCACATATTCCATGGAGGAAGATGCGCAGAGAGCCTTGAAAGAAGTAAAAGAGTACGACGGGAAGagactttctctgtcagtggcgaaaaagaaaatcaaagacaaaaagaaagcgG cagctaaagaacCAGCTAAAGAACCAGCTGCAGTACCAGAGAAAAATGAGCAGCAATCCAAAGGCTtcaggaaaaaacaaatgaaagcgAGACTTATTATAAGAAACCTCAGCTTTAAG TGCTCCGAAGATGATCTGAAAGAAGTGTTTTCCAAGTTTGGAACCGTTCTTGAGTCCAAAATACCACTCAAACCTG ATGGGAAGATGCGAGGATTtgcatttgttatgtttaaaaatgtgcctCAGGCAGCAAAAGCGCTTAATACTATGAACCTGAAGGAGATAAAAG GTCGGCAGGTAGCAGTCGACTGGGCTGTACCTAAGGACAAGTTTATTGCCACACAACATTCCTCAGGTGCAG aaaatcaaaatgtaaaagtggaAACTGCAAAACAGTCAGACACAGAGAGTGACACTGAcgatgaaaatgaaaaaaagaagcaaGCAGGACCTGCAAAGAAAAG AGTCACTTCCaaagcagctgtgcagcaggtggaggaatCCCAGtcagatgatgaagatgacaatgaggaagaagacagtgacgaggatgaggatgatgatgatgatgatgaagacgaaaaagaagaagatgatgatgatgaagaagaagaagatgatcatgacgatgatgatgatgatgatgggagCAGCCTTGATTCAAATGACGATGAAGATGAGAGTCAGGATGACGAGGAGGATGAGGACGACGAAGGTGACTCAG cgcaaaaaaagaaaacctctaAGAAACTTCTCCCTTCAGATGTGAAAGAGGGCAGAACAGTTTTCATCAG GAACCTGTCCTTTGACACAGAAGACGAGGGTCTTGAAGAAGTACTCCTACAGTATGGGGAACTTAACTACATCAAGATTGTTGTCCATCCAGACACAGAACATTCAAAAG GCTGTGCATTTGCTCAGTTTAAAACTAAAGAGGCTGCAGACAGATGCATAGCTGCAGCACAGGATGAAGCAGAG AATGGTGGCATCCGTGTAGATGGAAGGAAGCTGTTGATTGTGGCAGCAGTGACCAGAGAGGATGCTGCCAAGATGAAAGTGAACAAGGTGAAAGTAGAAACAGGTACAAGGAACATGTACCTGGCCAGAGAAGGAT TAATCCGTGCTGGAACCAAGGCTGCAGAGGGTGTGTCTGAAGCAGATATGGCCAAAAGAACCAGa TTTGAAGAAATAAAGAGGGCCAAGCTTCGAgacataaatgtgtttgtgtcaaagaCTCGTCTGTGTGTCCATAATCTGCCCAAGTCGGTGGACAATAAGAAACTCAAATCCCTCTGCCTTCAGGCTGTAAAAGGAGCAAAGGGAGTCCGCATTACAGAA TGTCGAGTGATGTATGACAAAAAGCCACAGAAGGGTCAGGTGATGGGACAGTCGTTAGGTTATGGATTTGTTCAGTTCCAAGAGCATGAACCTGCACTCGCCACACTTCGTTACCTAAAC AATAACCCTGACATCTTTGGCTCACATAAG AGACCTATTGTCGAGTTTTCCCTGGAGGATTCAAGGAAACTCAAGATAAAAGAAATGcgacaacaaaaaaacaag GAGTTTTTACAAAATCGGCCTTTCAAAGGAAAACAGCATTCACAGACATCTGGAGACGACAAAGGGCCCAGGAAAAGTGGAAGCAAACCACAATCCTCATTGGAGCAGATGGGAAAGCAGCGAG CTCCTCCTCAAAATAAGAAGAAAGACGGGAACTATTCCGGCTTTCAAACAAACCCTGAGGTCGAACATGTTGATTtagagaatggaaaaaaaagaaggaaggtTCTACCATTGCCTTCACATCGGGGACCTAAGATCAG AATGCGTGATAAAGGAAAGCAGCAAGCCCCGCCACCAAAAAAGGCAAGACCTGGATCTAAAAGGAAGGAGCATCAAAAACGACACTTGGAAAAGCCTACAGAGCCAAGAAACCAG aaGGCAGCAAAGAAACATTTCAGGAGCAGAGATGGCGACCGTTTTGACAGCCTGGTAGAGCAGTACAAGAAGAAACTCATGGGGAACAGTGACAAGAATACAAGTATCAAAAGAAGCAAGTGGTTTGATAGTTaa
- the si:dkey-5i3.5 gene encoding transmembrane protein 53: MLARTALSRGIIAHRLGKNVTLYTNELASPASGPQTQTSEAHKPLMLMLPWLGSRPQAVAKYCEIYFCTGFDVLVVESEVQQFLWPRWGLEHGKKLLELLESERFVSRPLLVHAFSIGGYTFAQLLIHVSQNTEKYQSLTKRIKGQIYDSLVVGSVENMAIGLGKTVFPRWETLVKQVSLLYFGLFKQQTVDYFNASIEVFWKTPVTAPAVFFFCENDAFSDAQSMEEVIDYWRKHGIDVTSKKWQDSTHAGHLKRHPEEYLSTLHIFLQSISMAPLKAKM, encoded by the exons ATGTTGGCCAGGACGGCTCTGAGCAGAGGCATCATTGCCCACCGCCTCGGCAAGAATGTCACTTTATATACAAATGAATTAGCATCTCCAGCCTCAGGACCTCAGACCCAAACCTCTGAAGCCCATAAACCCCTCATGCTGATGTTGCCGTGGTTGGGCTCGCGTCCCCAAGCTGTGGCTAAGTATTGTGAAATCTACTTCTGCACCGGCTTTGATGTGCTTGTAGTGGAGAGTGAG GTGCAGCAGTTTCTGTGGCCTCGCTGGGGTCTTGAACATGGAAAGAAGTTGCTGGAATTGCTCGAGAGTGAGCGCTTTGTCTCCCGGCCGCTGCTTGTCCATGCATTCTCTATTGGTGGCTACACATTTGCTCAGCTGCTCATCCATGTGTCTCAGAACACAGAGAAGTATCAGTCGCTCACAAAGAGGATTAAAGGTCAAATCTACGACAGCTTGGTTGTGGGCTCTGTGGAGAACATGGCCATAG GTCTAGGTAAGACTGTATTTCCTCGTTGGGAAACACTAGTAAAACAAGTAAGCCTTCTGTACTTTGGCTTGTTCAAACAACAAACGGTGGACTACTTCAACGCAAGCATCGAAGTGTTCTGGAAGACTCCCGTCACTGCTCctgcagtatttttcttttgtgagaACGATGCCTTCAGCGATGCACAAAGTATGGAGGAGGTGATTGATTACTGGCGCAAGCATGGGATTGATGTTACATCTAAGAAGTGGCAGGATTCGACACATGCAGGTCATCTGAAGAGGCACCCAGAAGAGTATTTGTCAACCCTACATATTTTCCTCCAGTCTATCAGCATGGCTCCACTGAAGGCCAAGATGTAA